A single region of the Metarhizium brunneum chromosome 6, complete sequence genome encodes:
- the HBR1 gene encoding Adenylate kinase isoenzyme 6 HBR1, whose amino-acid sequence MRQSPNIIVTGTPGVGKTTHSEILAERTGLRHVSVNQIVKDKECHEGWSDEYQSWIVDEDKLLDAIEEDVKAGGCIIDWHACDLFPRSWIDLVVVLRVDSSTLFDRLTARDYAEAKLQENLDSEIMEVLLQEAREGFDEEIVIELMSNTSDEMESNVDRIEAWVKQWKLDNTSAGNS is encoded by the exons ATGAGACAAAGCCCGAACATCATTGTAACTGGAACTCCCGGTGTGGGCAAGACCACCCACAGCGAGATTTTGGCAGAGCGAACTGGACTTCGACATGTCTCCGTGAACCAAATAGTCAAGGATAAGGAGTGTCACGAAGGTTGGAGTGACGAGTACCAGAGCTGGATTGTGGATGAAGACAAA CTACTAGATGCCATTGAGGAAGATGTCAAAGCTGGTGGCTGTATAATCGACTGGCATGCCTGTGATCTTTTCCCACGAAGCTGGATAGACCTGGTTGTGGTTTTGAGGGTGGATTCTTCAACCTTGTTTGACAGGTTGACGGCTAG AGACTATGCCGAAGCCAAGCTTCAGGAGAACCTGGACTCGGAAATCATGGAGGTGTTACTTCAAGAGGCACGGGAGGGCTTTGATGAGGAGATTGTCATTGAGCTGATGAGCAACACCTCTGATGAGATGGAGTCTAATGTAGACCGGATTGAAGCGTGGGTTAAGCAATGGAAGCTGGATAATACTTCTGCAGGTAATTCTTGA